The genomic interval gttTTGAGAAGAACAAAGGTGGAGATATCATGCTGTCCTGATGTTGAGCTATACTGCAAGGCTATAATTATCAAAATCAGTACGATATTGGTATAATACTGTACTATTTTTGATACCAGATATAGATcgatggaacagaattgagagcccagaaatagacccactcAGATTAAATTCTCCCTGTTGCACCTGTATTGGAGTTCTCACCCCAACCTGCTTTGTCATTCCATTTACGTGACCAGTATTCTTCATCCTGCTCTCCACATTGGTGAAGATTTGAAATGAGAGGAACCCCTACTGAGGTACCCACTGCTGAATGGTCCTGTGACTGAGTAAGTTGCTAAACTTGTCTGAACCTCAATTTAGAAGATATTCTACCCATTTCACAGGATTAATTAAGGAAGAATTAAGATACTTGAGGGTTTTTTGTAAACTCAGCAGGAATATATAAATGATAGTTTAACGTCACTCCGGAGGTGTCTGAATGCGGGCAGGTATGTCTTAAACGTCCTCAGTGAATGTTTATGATAACAGGAAGCTGTTCTTTGTGTTCTGTATCAGCACTTAACAGAGCCTTACAGAGAGCAGATATTCAGGAATTTTGACTGCTGCATTGTAGGGGGCTGGTAAAGGACAGAAGCATAGTTTTCTGAGGAAAACACTTAAAGACAGTCTGAGTCTCCAGGAAGCTCAGTATTTAAGGATTTAGGACCTACAGGGAAGGTAGTtgatgttaggtgaaggacagcaggACGTTCTTGAAGCAGGGGAGGACTTTTGGCAAGTTTTGCCTGAGGGCTAGAAATGAGCTTATTTGGCTGATGAAGGGTTAATAACCACCCACACCTGATATTTGCATATTACCAAATTCTACCCTTCACACTCACCTACACACCCACGGATTTGTGTATTCATATCTGTGCCTACACATccctattatctttttaaaaccaCTTCATGCCTGTGTTATATTGGTTGCACCACAATTTTACATAATTCTGGACACAAAGAAACCCAAAATGAAATAGAACACAAGCAGCAACAGTTTAGGCAAAGCTATTTATAATTCTGCAGTTCAGTAGCATATTGTCTGCGTTAAAAGGTCATGGGTGAGCTTGTATATTTGCAGACACAAAGCTTTCCAAGGAGAAGCAATGGAGTAACAATTTAAGCTCTCTGAGCAGAGGTGCAATGTAAGTGCAAAATGGGACATAATTATGACCGGGCAGAGAACAGTCTTAGGAATCTTCCTCATGGGTGACCCTTAACCTAAAATGATCTTATACTTGGGATGAGGTAAGGAGGTAGGCCCAAGATTCAGCCGAGACAGGGCTGTGTTTTCCCTTAAAAGGCCTGCATTTTCACTTGAGGAAAGTGAAGGGTGTTTGGCAGATTCCGATGATCCTGCTCCACAGGGATCCCCTCTTCTAATTTCTTGACTTAAGGTGAGTGTAGCCTCCAGGGAGAGCTGGTCATGGCAGCCCCAATTCTTCGCTCGGCACTTCAGTACACTAGTTCCCAGCTTCTCAGTTCTGGCCACTGAGATGTGAGGGCATCTGCTGGGTTCTTCACGTGGGACGTGAGAGCAGGAGTGACGGAGAGAATGAGACACCAAGAAATGGAGGCAGGAGAAGTGATGGAGCTTGGTGATTAATCCACGTGGAAGTGAGGGGGTTAGAGTCAAGGCCACCTCAGTGGCCAGAACTGAGCAGCAGTGAGTGTCAAGGGTCTCACCCCGGGGTCGTGCGCTCGGGCTGCGTGGTGTGTGGAGGTACATTCGCACACTCGTTAGTGTGGTCCGTTGCAAAAATGGATCCCATTCCCCACCCGTGTCTGCATCTGAGCCCTTTCAAATGTGGCTTTGCAGCTCCCTTCAACAAGGAGTGGAGCGTGTTTCCCCACCCTATGAATTTGGGCTGGCAccatgacttgctttggccaacagaATGCAGTAGTGGCGATGGGTTCCACCTTGGAGCCCAGGTCTTAAGAGGACTTTTACACATCAGCTCACTCTCTTTGGAACACTACTCAGCGACCATGACCCTGGCCAGCCTCCTGGGTGAGGAGAGACATGTGACTCGGTCACTGCCCCTTCCACCACCACAGTTTTATGCTGGTGGACCGGCTGCCTGAGGACACCATTCTGCAGCCAccagcccccaacccctgccaGCTCTGCAGATGCGTGAAGGAATGAAAGATCACTGCCAAGGTCAGCTGAGCCTGGACTGGACTGGGACAGCCACTCCACAGACCTAGAGACTTGTGAGCAACTGTGAGGGATTTTTGTTTCAAGGCATTAAGTTTTGCGCAGCTTGTCAAGCAGCAAATGCTAACTGATCCAACCAGTGTAAGGGGCCATTAAGGGCGGGGGCGTCTAATAGGCCATTGAACAATAGAAGCACAGGAGGCCGGAGGCATGAAGGTCTTCTAACCTGGAAGGATAAATCCCAAGGCTTTTTTGCCTTGTCACGCTGGGGTCCCAAAACCCAAGCCAGGCCGTATTTCGCTTTTGTGTCCTCTTACTACTACTCTTCCATGCCCACCCTAAACTACACTTTACATGGAGAAATAAGCACTTGAATAATGAAACAAACGCATGACCCAAGTCATAGGACGGTGTTTGGTGGAGAATTAGTCCAGAGCCAGAGCTCTCCATGGATGGAATGCTTATTGGGGTTCACTAGTGAGTCCATTTAACCAGCGCCAGCGGCCAGCGGCTGGGTTTGGAGGCTGAGCTGTAAACAATGACTGCCCCAAGAGGCCTTCTCAAATCTGAAGCAAGGTCACAGTGACTGCAGCTCCTTTGTACTGATACTAAGTCAGGgctctttccccctccctcccttttcgtTAACGTCACCCCTCAGCACCTTTCGAAGATAAAAAAGGGCATCATTCGACAGGAATTTATCCCTCCCATTGTTGGAGAAGCATCCGGCCGATGGCACTTTTTCCTTTCATCTCCCAGCTCGTAATTCAGATCTCAGGTTCACCCACTGGTCTAGTGACCCAGGCTCGCCTCTgcgggatggaggagggaggggcggcCGGGGCTCAGGGGGCCAGGAGTCGCGCAGGCCGCCCCACGGAGCTCGTCAAGCAgcggggcggggagcggggtgcGGTGTCCCAGGCTCTGCGCTCCTTCCCCTCCCGCCGCTGCGGGAAGGGGCgggaagaggaggagcaggaggcggCCGCCGCGCCCCCCGCGCGCCCAGCCCTTTAAAGGCTGCGGGCCTGGACCCGAGCGCCAGCCGCCGCGGTCCTCGCACACCGGTGTCCCAGCCAGCGCTCGACCACGCGCTCCATGCGGCCGCCCACCATGTCCGGACACTTTCTGCTCGCGCCCATCCCCGAGTCCTCCTCCGACTACCTCCTGCCCAAGGACATCAAATTGGCCGTGCTGGGCGCCGGCCGCGTGGGCAAGAGCGGTGAGTGCCCCGGGGACGAGTGGGGGCTCGGGGAAGAGCCAGGCTCTCGGcggaggggagggctgggcgcCAGAGGGGACCGGGATGTTTCCTCGCTGGTGCGGGCCTCCCTTCGCCCGCCTGGCTCCCCGCTGCTTCTCCTTGGCCTTAGCCGAGGGGGCACCTGTTGGAGAACGGGGGCTGGTCCCGCGGGGAGAGCACCCACAGTCGCACCCGCCACGGCCGCACCCTTGGCTTTGCAGAGCCTGAGGATGAGGGCAGTATCCGGGGTCCAGCGGTCGGTCACGCCCTCATTTCCCCGAGACCGTCCCAGTCTGACCGTCTCCTTCTGGTCCTTCAgctgattttcctatttccttttcaGCAATGATTGTACGCTTCCTGACCAAGAGATTTATTGGCGATTATGAACCAAATACAGgttagatttatttcctgctgttGGGGCTGAAtgctctgattttctttttcctgatgagAGTGTGAGAATTAAAAAACCAAGCTCTCCTTCATTCTCCAGGCAAGTTGTACTCGCGGCTTGTCTACGTGGAGGGAGACCAGCTCTCCTTGCAGATCCAGGACACCCCCGGGGGCATCCAGGTAAGGACTGCCAGGAGCAAACGGCGCACCTGCTTCCAGACATCTAAGCACGCTGTCATGATTTAGATGGAGGAGTGGGCTGTCCCCAGGTGGGGCCAGTCCTTGGGTGTTAGAAATTCTTCACGATGTGGGCGGGGAGCGTGGATGGTTAGAGGCAGCCTCCTACTGTCGACACCTCGGAAACAGGGAGAGATGCTTAGTGTCTCTTTGCAGCCCTGGTCAGGGCATCATTGGTTAGATGGGTCTCTTCACTGCGATTGCAGCTCAGCCTTGGAACCCTTAACAAATCTATCGGGGTGCGATTCTGGAGAGGGTCTCCTCCCCTAGCAAGGACTGCTGAAGTGCTCCTATTTCTAGCTGTTCCCTCCACAGTAATTGCAATCAGATTAACCCCTTGGCAAGCAGTGGGGAATGTAACTTGATTAACAAGTTACTAATTGCTCTCCCTTCTTGGGGCGAAAGGTCTTGTGGtagcacagaaggaaagaatTTGTTTCTGTAACATTCTCAAGAAAGAcaagctaaaaatatttttatgggtTTGGGAAGAGATATTTATCTTGGCTAATTTTCAAAGTTTTGTTTATTCTGAGTTAGTTCCCAAAAAATTGCGCCACCCTGATTTCGGAAGTTCTCACTGAAGTCATTCCTCAGTCAGTCCGCCACCAAGCATCACAGACCACCTGCCAAGCAAGGGGTTTAAAAATAATCCACTGGTAACAGCTAATAAAATAATCCAGGCAAGGAGTTCGCCTGAGAATTTGATCTTTCCATATCAAAAGCCTCCTTGTGCAGAAGCTGGGTGGAATCTGAAGACTATATTTAGAGGTTTCTTTTTCAAACGTTTTTTCCAGGGTTGCTTTGATGGTCTTTCCAGTCTCTCCTACCGAGGGCTTCCTTGATCCAGGCTCATTTCACTCTTTTCAGGTCCAAGACAGCCTCACCCAGGCTGTTGACTCCCTGTCCAAGTGCGTGCAGTGGGCAGAGGGCTTCCTGCTGGTCTATTCTATCACAGACTATGACAGCTACCTGTCCATCCGCCCCCTGTACCAGCACATCCGCAAGATCCACCCCGACTCTAAGGCCCCGGTCATCATCGTGGGCAACAAGGGGGACCTCCTGCACGCCCGGCAGGTGCAGACATGTGATGGCGTTCAGCTGGCCAACGAGCTGGGCAGTCTGTTCCTGGAAATTTCCACCAGTGAAAACTACGAGGACGTCTGTGATGTGTTTCAGCATCTCTGCAAAGAAGTGAGCAAGCTGCACAACCTCTGCGGGGAGAGGAGAAGAGCCTCCATCATCCCCCGGCCCCGCTCTCCCAACATGCAGGACCTGAAGCGACGCTTCAAGCAAGTTCTGTCTTCCAAGACCAAAGCCCCCTCTGCCCTGGGATAGACCCCATCTCCCATGGACTCAGCTTCTTTATATCATGCATTTGTGCAGCTGAAAAGACTAGGGGTCGCCCTTTTTAATCACACAttcagagtttatttttatacagaCTGTTGATTTTcaagtgtatgtgtgtttctgaAAATTCAAACAGTGATTGCCTAGAAGTTGgatagtttttagttttttttaataaaaaaaaatttaaaaaaaataaaattcaaaaaaaaaattttttttaatgtaactgcTAGCCACTTTTCCATTAAAGGCAAATGGCAACATTGCTCcttgtttttaaatgtctttttatagAACTCATACTTGCATCAGAGCCCAGAAATGCTCCAAGCTTGAACTCTGATTGGTGGTTCGGCAAAGAGGGGCTGAGACAGTGGGAATCTGTTGTGGAAGAAAGGAAAGTCTGTAGACAAGGAAAGTGACTTGAATAACTGCAGGATGTCTTTAATTTGGGCACTTTGCCCCAGGCGTGAAATTGACACCATGTGATTTCAAGGGAAGGGGTTCACTGCACAGATGCCAAAAAATTACAACATGAATAACATTATTATTTCTTGATGCAAATGGAAGTTTATCCTCCCcatgtctattaaaaaaaaaaaaaaagcctcttccAGTATTCTTATTGTAAGTGCACCCTACCGGGACTTGCCTGAAAattctccttccctctttgtCTCCCTGACCCTCACCAATGGGGTACCTGGTCTATCAAttctctcttctatttttctctaaAGCATCACATGGCCTTAATTCAAGCCTTTACAGCTCTTCCTGGGACTGGCAGGCAATCGTGTGGATGAGACTCTGGTTTCTTGGCTCTGGAGGGGCACTCCTCTGATTCTTTCTTCATACCAGAACAACCTTACCAAAACCAACACTGACCATTTTATTTCCATGATTGAAAACATTCAGCTGGTTTCCCCTTATCTACTGGATAAAATATAAATGAGGCAGGGAGTCAAGATTTTTtgccacctctccagcctcatcatCCTCTCCTTCCAAAACACGTGCATgctgtgcgtgcacacacacacacacacacacacacacacacacagactcacacacagcTGACTGTCCATTCCAACAGAACGTTCAGCATTTCTCACTATTCGTCAGGTACTTTGATGCCTCCCTGCCTTGGGACAAACTACTTCCTGTGCCTTGAATATTTTGGTCTATTTTCCACCTACAGGATCCTTCAAGTCCCAAGTCACATGCTACACTCAGCTCCTGGGGCACCTTCCCAGGGCTCCTCCATTcctgtagcatgtgtcataacCCCACCTCTTCAGGGTGCAATATTTCGCCTCCATTGGAAGGAGCGCTGCTTGAGGGCAGTAAGTACATTTTATGACTTTGTTTTCCAAGCTTTTAGCCCAGTGCTTGCACAGAGACTGGTAGGTTTTTGGTAAATAttagatgaataaatgagtgaatacattGTTTTGGGTGCCAAGGGACAATAATGCCAGATTACAGTGAAGCAACTTGTCACTTCTGCAGAATGAGGACAGGTGTTCTGAGTAGTTGAAGGCTCTGGATttgcagagacagagaggaaatgACACATGTGCAGCCTCTGGCCACTGCGGACCGTTGTCCTCACCTGTGTCCAGACCTGTGATGTTAACACTCTTCTCTGTCATTGGGGGGTGTCTGCTTATGTAAAATGCCATAAGGAACTAGGAACGCTAGGTAATTCACATCTAATGGAGTGTTCAGATAGGGAAAATAATGTgttttgaattctgttttcttctaaaaagtgCCTAATTCTCCTTGTTCTTTGCAAACCCTCTGCAAGAAAGGGGTTCTTTCTGTCATCAGCCATTCCTTTTCCTACCACTCGTCTTAACATCGCGGCATGGATGCAAGAACAAGTCACACTCCCAACAGTCCACGGTGTGCCTGTTGGACAGGTGCCGGGGCCTCTTCTGCCTTCAAGTAGCTGAGATCAAATACCCCACGGGAAGAAGGTAAATCATAAAGTAAAAGCTGGAGAACGATACAGGAGGTGTCCCAGCGCGTCCTGTGATCAAGTCCACGTGAGCAAGCTTGAGGACAGGAAGTGCCCTTCAGCtctccagggcccagcacagtgtGGACCAGAGGGACAAAAAGATGAGTCACGGGGCAGTTCCAGAGGGAGTAACCACCTCGGGGGCTCAGGCAGGCGGGATGGCCAAGCGGAAGGCGCTCCCCGAGGTGGCGCTTCTGTCCTCAGCATTGCAAATAACTGGCCTCCAGGGCTGCATTTATTCTCTGGTCCCCAGAACCGGCCTCGCACAGGTCCTGGACTTCTGGTCTCTGAGAGAGTTCAGGGTCTCTTTCCCAGCCCTCCTGATGGCAGCGGGGTCTCTCGAGGTTCTGGTGCTTGGAGAACATCTGGAAGCTTCCTGAGCCAGTAGCCCTGGAGATGGCAGAGGGAGCAGGGTGTTGTCTGGAGGAGGttggctggaggtggggggcatTGTCAGATTTCTGTGTAGGGACATGGATCTGAGGATTTGGGCTTGACTGGGTGCCAAGGAAGCCTTAGAGAGGAAGCTGAGATCTGAGCCAGGATCCTCTTCCCTTGGGAATGGGAAGGGCAGAGCTGTGGGAGCCTGGATGTCATTATATTGCTGAAGGGGGCGGAACTCCTGAAACACTATGCACAGCGTGGAAAACTCAGGTGGCTGTGGACAGGACAGTCTATGCATTTTTCCCTGGTAGTTTTGCCTTATCTCTGAGATGTCATCATCAATGGGTGGTCACCTCCATCCTTACCTGGGAGGAGGAGCTACTGCACCCCTGGTCCATCTTCACCCTCTCCCCCACTCTTGCTCTGTCTTAAAATCCCTGCGTCTTTCTTTCCACCACCCATCTTTCTTCTGGTCAAGACTCAGCTTTAATTCTGCCCTTAAACTGCAGAATGACTTAATTAATGTGCCTATCAGTGAGGTTCTGGAGAAGTGGACCATTTCCAAATGGCTCAATTATACATGCTGCAAACATTCCATACTCCACATGTGACTTGTGAAGAGCAAACTCGAatgatggaaaaataaatcaattataacagaagaaaacaaatatgtTTTGCTCGCATTGAGGTGAAGGGCACAACGGAAGTGCTAAAGTTCATTAAGATCCATCTGGAGAAATGGATTAAAATAAATAGCTGTGGAAGGCAGAAGTGAACAAAACAGCAAATAGGAAAGACTAGATGACTCTTCAGTCATGCGTGTGGGGCTCAAATAGCTTTTTTACCCTCGTATGTGTTACAATTTCACTTCTCATTGTGCAAAGTTACCAACTCAAATTAACAGTGTGAAAACACTTTGTGTGATTAGTAATTTACTCTTACCATTTGATCTGTCTCCAAAAGGTGGAATATTTTGAAAGACTTTGTTAAAATTCATCTCAGGCTACTTCGACACTCAATAAGAAAGATGTGGTATAGGGGAAAAAACAACAATTATTTTCCAAACACCATCAAGTTAGCCAGGACTCAAGGAGAGTTAACGATGGAAGTCATGATTAGGTGGTGACAGCAGACATTTCCAGCACAGAGTAGAAATTTGTGGATCCCAGACGGAATGTAGTCGTCCCTTGTGTTTGGCTGCCCTTGGGTACCTCTGGCCCAGGAGAAAGTCAGCTTTGTTAGAGCAGGGCAGGTCTTCACCCAGGCCAGCTCCGCAGCACCGGTGAGAGTGTCCTGTGCATGACAGGACCCTTAGAGGATATTCTGGCCTCCCTCTGCCAATCTGTCAGGGGtggctccttccctcttcctgaaTGCGAAAGAGAACGTTATCCAGAGCAGGGCAACCTGAACTACACAGGTATTGTAGCCTTCAATTTCCCTCATCTCTTTATGAAGACCATCGTGACCGCGTGGTTTCAAACCGCCCTGATGGAGAGCCTGCCTTCGGGAAAAGCCCTGTGCTGACTGATGGGTGTTGTGTGGGAAGGGCATTCCGTCTGTGGGAACTCAGTCCCCTGGGTGTTCCAGGGGCCCAGCCTTGAGGGTGGGACTCTGGGGGGTGAGAGGTGATGTAAGGTGCTGTGCCAAATGCGAGGGTGTTGACAAAATTAGCGGAGAGTGCAGATCACTGAGCTGAGCGGAGCGGAGGCAAGCACCCTCAGGAGTGAGCAAGAAAATGACATTGCTTCCTTTGCAAACTGTAAAGCATTATTTCCTTTGAGCACTATTTTATGTTCAGTTGAGGGCTAACGAGTTCAAGTTGTAGAACACTGCCATTTCTCATCGGCATTCTTTCATTAAATTAGAAGAACATTGTTAGCTGCAAGACTTTCTTAGATAAACAGATTTTGCCTGAAAACACTAACATGGATTTATAACTCTGGAAAAATTGGGAAGATGCAGGCACCCCTGCCAACAAACAGTTCCTAACCAGCTTTACAGAGGCAGCACAGGCGGGTTCCAGACTGAGTTCCAGTTCAAATCCTGCTTTATCCCTGAAGACATGTGACCTTTAGCAAAGTGAAATGTAAGTTTCCTTACCTTAAAATGGAGGTAATACTACCAATCAGGCAGAATTGTTTGCAAAGCCTGACACATATAAGGTTCTCACGTGTATCTGTCTTATTATATTttgaggggggtggtaattaggcatacttatttatttttagcagaggtgctggggcttgaacccaggacctcgtgcatgctgagcgtgcactctgccacttgatcTAAAAGTTCCCTCACTCgttatttttttttgaaggtcCCTTGGTACATTATGAAGCTGTTCTAGTGAAAAGAGTGCTTCTTGAGCTGGCTTGTATGCTCTAAAAGGTAGAGTAGCTGTTTTGAAAGATgtgattcccccccccccatttcacATATGGAGAAAAGGAGGTTTGCAGGGGAGCCTTCAGTAACAATACCTAGTAGCAATGATCGATCCTTCACCACATGCTGGGCGCCTTAATTGTCTCCACGATCCTTTGGGTAGAATTATTATCATATCAgtcagatgaggagactgaggctcagagaggagccagggaCCTGGGAGGCCTGCTCCACGGAAGGAAGCCTCCCCTCCCTTCCGGGCTGCTTCCCTGGCCAGGCCCTTGGGTTTGCCAGCACCTAGGGCCGGACTCCCAGGGATTCTGTTGCTACGTACCTGAGCCCTGGGAGAGGAATTTGCACTTTAACGAGCCTCCAGAGAGGCACTGAGGCCGGCTGTCTCCTTTCTGGAGTCACCCCAGGCTTCCTGTTTACCTAGGGAAGTCGGACTTGAAGGGGGGCAACAGGGAATGCCCACGAGAAGAGGGCGGGAGCCCCTGCGTTCGGCCTGGCCCTGGCGCTGTGGCT from Camelus bactrianus isolate YW-2024 breed Bactrian camel chromosome 14, ASM4877302v1, whole genome shotgun sequence carries:
- the RASL11A gene encoding ras-like protein family member 11A isoform X1, encoding MRPPTMSGHFLLAPIPESSSDYLLPKDIKLAVLGAGRVGKSAMIVRFLTKRFIGDYEPNTGKLYSRLVYVEGDQLSLQIQDTPGGIQVQDSLTQAVDSLSKCVQWAEGFLLVYSITDYDSYLSIRPLYQHIRKIHPDSKAPVIIVGNKGDLLHARQVQTCDGVQLANELGSLFLEISTSENYEDVCDVFQHLCKEVSKLHNLCGERRRASIIPRPRSPNMQDLKRRFKQVLSSKTKAPSALG
- the RASL11A gene encoding ras-like protein family member 11A isoform X2 → MNQIQASCTRGLSTWRETSSPCRSRTPPGASRVALMVFPVSPTEGFLDPGSFHSFQVQDSLTQAVDSLSKCVQWAEGFLLVYSITDYDSYLSIRPLYQHIRKIHPDSKAPVIIVGNKGDLLHARQVQTCDGVQLANELGSLFLEISTSENYEDVCDVFQHLCKEVSKLHNLCGERRRASIIPRPRSPNMQDLKRRFKQVLSSKTKAPSALG